In the Trichocoleus sp. FACHB-46 genome, one interval contains:
- a CDS encoding alpha/beta hydrolase gives MNLIQSLIATGTIALVSLSSLPIALSETVNPTAITGEPGQVRAERPASFKPGRNRVVFQSEGERMVGNLYLPTSYKSGDKLPVIVVTGAWTTVKEQMPAVYAQRLADRGFAAFTFDFRYWGESGGAPRQYESPTAKVQDIKNAVTFLKTLPVIDGDRLGGLGICASAGYMAQAVAEDASFKSFATVAAWLHDRDSLNTLFGEATVRNRMAIGWAAREQYDRTGQVAYVPAYSQGDRNAAMFGDVSYYGSKDRGVIPEWTNRFAVMSWPEWQGFDAMAIAPQITTPTLVVHSDGSALPDNARSFYASLSGEKQLVWTEGQHLDFYDRDPQVSTTINALVTHFQTTLSHSTAAQN, from the coding sequence ATGAACTTGATTCAATCCCTAATTGCAACTGGCACGATCGCACTCGTTTCTCTTTCCTCTCTCCCTATTGCCCTATCAGAGACAGTAAATCCTACTGCAATTACAGGTGAACCTGGACAAGTGAGGGCTGAACGACCTGCATCTTTCAAACCCGGACGCAACCGGGTTGTCTTCCAGAGCGAGGGTGAACGGATGGTGGGCAACTTGTACCTGCCAACTTCCTACAAATCTGGAGACAAACTCCCTGTCATTGTCGTGACAGGTGCTTGGACAACCGTGAAAGAACAAATGCCTGCGGTCTATGCTCAACGCTTAGCCGATCGCGGATTTGCTGCCTTCACCTTTGATTTTCGCTACTGGGGTGAAAGTGGTGGGGCTCCTCGCCAATACGAATCGCCTACCGCTAAAGTGCAGGACATCAAGAATGCGGTTACGTTTCTGAAAACCTTACCAGTCATTGATGGCGATCGCCTGGGTGGGCTCGGCATCTGTGCTAGCGCCGGCTACATGGCACAAGCTGTTGCGGAAGATGCAAGCTTCAAATCCTTTGCCACCGTTGCTGCATGGCTGCATGACAGGGATTCACTCAACACCTTGTTTGGAGAAGCAACAGTGCGGAATCGGATGGCAATTGGTTGGGCTGCACGTGAGCAATACGATCGCACAGGGCAAGTCGCCTATGTTCCAGCTTATTCCCAAGGCGATCGCAATGCCGCGATGTTTGGCGATGTCAGCTACTACGGCAGTAAAGATCGCGGCGTGATTCCAGAGTGGACCAATCGCTTTGCAGTCATGTCCTGGCCCGAATGGCAAGGCTTTGATGCCATGGCGATCGCTCCCCAAATCACAACGCCGACGTTAGTGGTTCACAGCGATGGTTCTGCCCTACCGGATAACGCTCGCAGCTTCTACGCTTCCCTCAGTGGGGAAAAGCAGTTAGTCTGGACGGAAGGACAACATCTCGACTTCTACGATCGCGATCCCCAAGTTTCAACGACGATTAATGCCTTAGTCACACACTTTCAGACAACATTGTCTCACTCCACAGCAGCACAAAATTAG
- a CDS encoding GNAT family N-acetyltransferase, with translation MQPTRHPFLNLETARLLLRQTTLDDADAVFAIFADPHVTQFHDLDTLTHVEQAIALIGRRAKELESGRGIRWGIALKANHRLIGSCSTKIRNQKRQIGIYRRVIPIIQGTLY, from the coding sequence ATGCAACCCACCCGACATCCTTTCCTTAATCTGGAGACAGCGCGGCTTTTATTACGGCAAACTACCCTGGATGATGCGGATGCGGTATTTGCAATTTTTGCTGATCCCCATGTCACTCAGTTTCATGATCTAGATACATTAACCCATGTTGAGCAGGCGATCGCGCTGATTGGACGACGCGCTAAGGAATTGGAGTCGGGACGTGGAATTCGTTGGGGAATTGCACTGAAAGCGAACCACAGATTGATTGGTTCCTGTAGCACAAAAATCAGGAATCAGAAGCGTCAAATCGGTATTTACAGAAGAGTGATACCG